The genomic DNA TCGGTGCCGCCAGCCGTTCGTAGGACGGCTCCGCTTCCCCTGGCTGGAGCGCCGCGACCACGCTGGCTTGCGGCGCGCGCGCATTGCGCACGGCGCTCAGCAGGCCGTAACTCTGCCCCAGCGTTTGTGCCAGCGTTTGCCCCGGCGTTTGCCCGATCGCGTCCGCGCCGGCGGCCGGTGCGGCTTGCGCGTGACCGCCTTCGCAGACGAGCTGGCCCGGCGCAACCCAGAAGGTGCAGTGCGGGTGATCGGTATTACGGCATTTGTTCATGGGTTCGCCAGCGGAGGGATAGGCGAACTTTACGCGCTTTTACGGTCCGTTGGCAATCGGGCTTTAGCCCGAACAAGGGGGTGTTTTGCCCTGTATTCATGGGCTGTCCGAAAACGCTGAACTTGTTGGCAAGTTTCGATGTCGCGGCGCTAATTGTGTGTCACGGCTCCGTAGCCTGGCGTAACCAAAGGCTGCTTGCCCAGCCCAGCCGCTGCGGCTGCGCGCCGTAGCGTACGAGCCACCAGTCACCGTCGCGTTCGCCGGTCGGCGTGACGATCGCGCCGGCCGCGATGACGGTCACGCGCGCCGCGCCGACGCCCGCCTGCGCGCGCACATTGAGGTCGCGATGGACGCGATAGGGTTGTCCTGCCGCCAACGTTCGTGGCGCTTGCACCACGGCGGCGGGCGCCGGATCGATCGTTGCCAGCGGCAGCGCGGCCAGCAGCAGCGCGCCGAAGGCCCAGGTGCCGCCGCCCAGCAGCGCGGCGCCGCGCGCGGTCGGCCGGCGCCACCAGTGGCGCGGCGTCAGGCCGGCCGCCAATACCAGGGTCAGCACCAGCGCCAGTCCATAGGCGGGCGCGCCATGGCCGGCATGCAGCGTTTCGGCAAGCGTCATCGCTCCCTCCTCAGGCGTCGTAGCGCAGGACGTAGTGGCCGGCCACCACGTGATGGCCGGGCGGCAGCAGGGCCGGCTTGTCGTCCAGCGTGGCCACGTACCGCAGGTCCTCGTCCAGGTGGTACAGCGCCTGGTTGGCCGATTGCCGCGTCACCAGCAGGCCGTGCGGCGCCGGCTCGCACAGGAACGCGCTGCGCGACAGGCCGAGGCGGTCCGCGCCGGCCTGCGGCGCGCCGTCCGCACCCGCCAGGCAGGGCGCCGTGTCGAGGACGCGCAGCGCTGCCAGCGCCGGGCTGCCACGACCGAACAGCGCCTGGCCGGCCAGCGGCAGCGCCACCGGCTGCGGCAGCGCCACCAGCGCGCCGTAGCGGTCGGCCAGAGGTGATGGCACGGCGCTCACTTGCAGTGCACCCGCGCCGAGCGGCGCCAAGGTCGCCGGCGGCTGGACGGCTTCGGTACCGGCTGGCGTGGCCACGCGCAAGCCGTCGGCCGCGTCGACGGTGAGGGTCAGTGCCGCCGCGCTGGCGCCGGGTGCCAGGGCCAGGGCGCTGTCGAACGCCAGCTCCAGCCGCGTGACACCGGTGCCGCGGTAGCGGCTCAGGCGTGGCAAGGCCAGCGCCGCCAGCGTCAGGCGGGCGCGCGTACCCGGCGCGAAGGTGGCATCGGTCCCCGCCGCTTGGGCGCTCGCGCGCCGCACCGGCATGGCTGTCGGCTCGTCGGCGGCGGGCGGCGCGGTGTCGCGCGCACGCGGCTTCCACACCGCCGGCTTGGCGGCAGTCGCGGCCCGCGCTACCCTCAGCAACAGGCGCTTGCCCTGGCGCGACGTGACCGTGTAATGGCCGGGGCGGGCGTCGCGCACGCAATCGAACGCGCCTTTCGGGCGCACCTGCAGCACCGGTTCCGCGTCGGCGCCATCGTTGATCAGCAGGATCACGCCGTCGCCGCCGAACGGCCAGCCCGGCGCGGCATTGCCCGTGTTGCCATCGCCGATCAGCGCCAGGCGCTGCTCCGGATAGACCGGGCAGACGGCGTGCCAGGTGGCGCCGTCGCTGGAGGCGCTGACGTCGAACAGCACCTGCTCGCCCGGCGCCGGCAGGTAGACGGCATGGCCGAAGCGGACCTCGATCTCGCCGGCGGCCAGGTCGTCGGCGCCGGCCACGTGGTAGCGCACGTCGTCGTGGCCGAGCAGGTCGCCGAAGTCCTTGCGGTGCAGCGCGGCCAGCGTTTCGGCCAGTTCGCGCGCGCGGTTGCCGCGGGTCAGGTGGTAATCGTCGTCGACGTCCTCCTGCGGCAGGCGCAACGTCACGTGCGCGAAGCAGCGCGTGGCAGCGCGGCCCCGTTGCTCGCGGGGGCAGCGTTCCAGCAGATCGCGCAGCAGCGGGCGCCGGGCGAACAGTGCCAGGCCGGGCGCCTGCCAGATCGCCTCGGCGTTGAACACGTCCGGGATGCGGCCCAGGACTTCGTGTTGGACATAGGTGGGCATGATGGTCACTCCTGTTTCGATGGTGGCGCGGCGTGGATGCCTAGCAGGGGGAGGAGGAAAAACAGCAGGTGGCTGCCGCCGGCCGACAGGAAGCTCATGGGCTGGCCCATCACCGGCACGATGGCCAGGTTGGTGCCCCACGACAGCAGCAGGTGACCGGCCAGGAAGGCGGCGCCGCCGCACAGCAGGAAGGCGCGCAGGCGCGCGCGCCAGGCCGGCCGGAAGCCGCGCGCGGTGGTGGCGCTGCGTGCCGCCGCCATGGCCGCGCCGACCAGCCCGGCCAGCACGGCGGCCTGGGCGCACCACAGCAGCAGGCCGCCCAGCAAGCCATGCCGGTGCAGGAACAGCGCTGGCGCGAAGTCGTCCTGCACGGCCGGCAGCGCCAGCACGGCGCCGGCGCCGGTGCCCAGCGTGCGCAAGCCCAGCATGCCGTCCGTGCCGAGCCAGCCGCCCTGGACGATCGCGCTGCCGCCCTGCAGCAGTTGCTGGCCCGTGTGCGGGTGCAGGCCTGGGGCCAGCCAGACCTGGAAGCGGTCGCCGTAGAACGAGGCCGGCAGCCGCTCGGCGCCGGCCGCGTGCAGCGCCGGCACGGCGGCGCTGCCAGCCAGTGCGACGCTCGCCAGCAGTGCGGCGCTCCAGCGCCGTCCCGCCGCCAGCGCATACGCCAGCGCCATCGCGCCCGCCCACAGCAGCAACAGGATCAGCGGCGAGTAATCGTCGACCTGGACCAGTGCCAGGGCCAGCAGGGACAGGAACAGCAGCGCCGGCGCCAGCAGGTGCAGCCAGCGCGCGCCCAGGCCGGGCCGGGTGGCGCCATCCGCGCTCCAGCCCAGCCGCAAGGCCAGGCAATGCGCCGTCAGGCCGGCCAGTACCAGCTTGGCCAGTTCCACCGGCTGCAGGTCGAACACGCCGGTCTCGTCGCCCCACAGCACCTGGGCGGCCAGCAGCGCCAACGCGCCGGCGGCCAGCGCGGCCAGCAGGTGTTCCACGTGGCGCTGCGCCAGCACGCGACCGTGCGGGCACTGCAAGCACGGCAGGCACCATAGGCGCCACAGCAGCGCCGCGGCCGAGCCGACGGCCAGCAGCGCGGCGGTCTTGTGGAAGTAGCGCAGCCAGCCGCTGTCCGGCGCACCCAGGCCCATGTCCAGTTGTGCCAGCAGGCCGCTGGCGCACAGCAGCAGGGCGGCGTGGCCGGCCAGGCCGAGCCGGCCGCATGCGACCAGCCAGGCGCCCAGCGCGGCGGCGCCCAGCAGCCAGGAACACAGCAGCGCCGGTGCCTGGCCCTGGCGCTGCAGCACCAGCGCGGC from Pseudoduganella armeniaca includes the following:
- a CDS encoding SH3 domain-containing protein, with product MTLAETLHAGHGAPAYGLALVLTLVLAAGLTPRHWWRRPTARGAALLGGGTWAFGALLLAALPLATIDPAPAAVVQAPRTLAAGQPYRVHRDLNVRAQAGVGAARVTVIAAGAIVTPTGERDGDWWLVRYGAQPQRLGWASSLWLRQATEP
- a CDS encoding 2OG-Fe(II) oxygenase — protein: MPTYVQHEVLGRIPDVFNAEAIWQAPGLALFARRPLLRDLLERCPREQRGRAATRCFAHVTLRLPQEDVDDDYHLTRGNRARELAETLAALHRKDFGDLLGHDDVRYHVAGADDLAAGEIEVRFGHAVYLPAPGEQVLFDVSASSDGATWHAVCPVYPEQRLALIGDGNTGNAAPGWPFGGDGVILLINDGADAEPVLQVRPKGAFDCVRDARPGHYTVTSRQGKRLLLRVARAATAAKPAVWKPRARDTAPPAADEPTAMPVRRASAQAAGTDATFAPGTRARLTLAALALPRLSRYRGTGVTRLELAFDSALALAPGASAAALTLTVDAADGLRVATPAGTEAVQPPATLAPLGAGALQVSAVPSPLADRYGALVALPQPVALPLAGQALFGRGSPALAALRVLDTAPCLAGADGAPQAGADRLGLSRSAFLCEPAPHGLLVTRQSANQALYHLDEDLRYVATLDDKPALLPPGHHVVAGHYVLRYDA
- a CDS encoding FtsW/RodA/SpoVE family cell cycle protein produces the protein MSRARIATVALAGLLLALQLLAIVRAPQAWQPGAVTVRLAAGTELTLGRAELAAVGAQARHLRLARDAAGRWSVRMLPDVRPPVLDDVRMGSVTVAGLRTIQVGAAVWRVTQADAHALAFSDGVRHWRYDGATLYRDGAALPACADAPLARRAVALWNRSVPRALTVPRPLQFGGNLYCDNRLGLAAIATGAATLARVANGLRLNAPADGSAAVLADGADLRTQALPLAGARDLKVGATRYRLSLAGDVLTLVPHHRVAQFSVPEANLPAQVSWRWQARTPWQGSALAWAGALAATAALLVPWLLAARLPARGNILRPGRQAPHAALHWLAAALLLTAGMAALVLQRQGQAPALLCSWLLGAAALGAWLVACGRLGLAGHAALLLCASGLLAQLDMGLGAPDSGWLRYFHKTAALLAVGSAAALLWRLWCLPCLQCPHGRVLAQRHVEHLLAALAAGALALLAAQVLWGDETGVFDLQPVELAKLVLAGLTAHCLALRLGWSADGATRPGLGARWLHLLAPALLFLSLLALALVQVDDYSPLILLLLWAGAMALAYALAAGRRWSAALLASVALAGSAAVPALHAAGAERLPASFYGDRFQVWLAPGLHPHTGQQLLQGGSAIVQGGWLGTDGMLGLRTLGTGAGAVLALPAVQDDFAPALFLHRHGLLGGLLLWCAQAAVLAGLVGAAMAAARSATTARGFRPAWRARLRAFLLCGGAAFLAGHLLLSWGTNLAIVPVMGQPMSFLSAGGSHLLFFLLPLLGIHAAPPSKQE